A part of Thermoflexus hugenholtzii JAD2 genomic DNA contains:
- a CDS encoding sugar phosphate nucleotidyltransferase: MKAVIPVAGFGTRLRPHTYSKPKPLINVAGKPFLGYIVEKLAALNPEEYIFIVGYLGEQIQQYVDSTYRLPARYVEQKELLGQAHALWLARDHIDGPIVIIFADTLFEADLRDLDPKDADGIAFVKEVEDPRRFGVVELDARGYVTRFVEKPASLENRLAVIGMYYIRNGPLLVKACEELMARGIRTRGEYFLTDALNIFLEYGQRLRVREVNVWVDCGTPEAVLETNRYLLAHGHDNSREAQREGVVIIPPVFISPTAHVRHAVIGPYATIADGCFIENAIIRDSIVDSGARIVNAILEGSLIGRDAYVGGRFRRFNVGDSSSIDFT; encoded by the coding sequence ATGAAAGCGGTGATCCCGGTGGCCGGGTTCGGAACCCGGCTGCGGCCGCACACCTACAGCAAGCCGAAGCCCCTGATCAACGTGGCCGGCAAGCCCTTCCTGGGCTACATCGTGGAGAAGCTGGCCGCCCTCAACCCGGAGGAATACATCTTCATTGTGGGCTACCTGGGCGAACAGATCCAGCAGTATGTGGACAGCACCTACCGCCTCCCCGCCCGCTACGTGGAGCAGAAGGAGCTCCTCGGCCAGGCCCACGCCCTCTGGCTGGCCCGGGACCACATCGACGGCCCCATCGTGATCATCTTCGCCGACACCCTCTTCGAGGCGGACCTCCGGGACCTGGATCCGAAGGACGCGGATGGCATCGCCTTCGTGAAGGAGGTGGAGGATCCCCGGCGCTTCGGGGTGGTGGAGCTCGACGCCCGGGGCTATGTCACTCGCTTCGTGGAGAAGCCGGCCAGCCTGGAGAACCGCCTGGCGGTGATCGGGATGTATTACATCCGCAACGGCCCCCTGTTGGTGAAAGCCTGCGAGGAGCTGATGGCCCGAGGGATCCGCACCCGGGGCGAGTATTTCCTGACGGACGCCCTGAACATCTTCCTGGAATACGGCCAGCGGCTGCGGGTGCGCGAGGTGAACGTCTGGGTGGATTGCGGGACGCCGGAGGCGGTGCTGGAGACCAACCGCTACCTGCTCGCCCACGGCCACGATAACTCCCGGGAGGCCCAGCGCGAGGGGGTGGTGATCATCCCACCCGTCTTCATCTCCCCCACCGCCCACGTCCGCCATGCGGTCATCGGCCCCTACGCCACTATCGCTGATGGCTGCTTCATCGAGAACGCCATCATCCGCGACTCCATCGTCGACAGCGGGGCGCGCATCGTGAACGCCATCCTGGAAGGATCCCTCATCGGCC
- a CDS encoding glycosyltransferase, with product MHEPVSVTPRSLNALRPVVGEEEVEALRELAAPLRGMRVLHVNATAFGGGVAEILSTHIPLLRDLGLEAEWRVIHGDEAFFRVTKAMHNGLQGMELPFSPEMQEIWREGNRRNAAQLEGDYDVIFIHDPQPAGIPAFRERRGARLWIWRCHIDTRTPHPPFWSFLLPYLSAYDAAIFTMAEYVGPDFPVRRVAFIPPTIDPLSPKNAPMREDEARAIVARFGVDPHRPLLLQVSRFDPWKDPIGVIDAYRLVKRERPEVQLALVGSMAHDDPEGWWYYDRTLRHAGEDPDLHVLHNFHGVGAWEVNAFQRAAAVVIQKSLREGFGLTVTEALWKGKPVVGGRTGGIPLQVHDGETGFLVDSVAACAEKALYLLSHPEEAQAMGARGREHVRRHFLCTRGLRDELALLREWMAG from the coding sequence ATGCACGAGCCGGTGTCTGTGACGCCCCGCTCCCTGAACGCGCTGCGCCCGGTGGTCGGGGAGGAGGAGGTCGAAGCGCTGCGGGAGCTGGCCGCGCCGCTGCGCGGCATGCGCGTGCTGCATGTGAACGCCACCGCCTTCGGCGGCGGCGTGGCGGAGATCCTGAGCACCCATATCCCCTTGTTGCGTGACCTGGGCCTGGAGGCGGAATGGCGGGTGATCCATGGCGACGAGGCCTTCTTCCGGGTCACCAAGGCCATGCATAACGGCCTGCAAGGGATGGAGCTCCCCTTCTCTCCCGAAATGCAGGAGATCTGGCGGGAGGGGAACCGGCGCAACGCCGCGCAGCTGGAAGGAGATTACGACGTGATCTTCATCCACGACCCCCAGCCGGCCGGCATCCCGGCGTTCCGGGAGCGGCGGGGGGCCCGGCTCTGGATCTGGCGCTGTCACATCGACACCCGGACCCCCCATCCGCCCTTCTGGTCTTTCCTACTCCCTTATCTCTCCGCCTACGACGCAGCCATCTTCACCATGGCCGAATACGTGGGGCCCGATTTCCCAGTCCGCCGGGTGGCCTTCATCCCGCCGACCATCGATCCCCTCTCCCCCAAGAACGCGCCGATGAGGGAGGACGAAGCCCGCGCCATCGTCGCCCGCTTCGGGGTGGATCCCCATCGGCCCCTCCTCCTCCAGGTCTCCCGCTTCGATCCGTGGAAGGATCCCATCGGGGTGATCGACGCTTACCGGCTGGTGAAACGGGAGCGTCCGGAGGTCCAGCTGGCCCTGGTGGGTTCCATGGCCCACGACGACCCGGAGGGCTGGTGGTATTACGACCGCACGCTCCGGCACGCCGGGGAGGATCCCGACCTCCACGTGCTGCACAATTTCCATGGGGTAGGGGCTTGGGAGGTGAACGCCTTCCAGCGGGCGGCCGCGGTGGTGATCCAGAAATCCCTGCGGGAGGGGTTCGGGCTGACGGTGACCGAAGCCCTATGGAAGGGCAAACCGGTCGTCGGGGGCCGGACCGGCGGGATCCCCCTGCAGGTCCACGACGGCGAGACCGGGTTCCTGGTGGACAGCGTCGCGGCATGTGCGGAGAAGGCCCTCTACCTCCTCTCCCATCCAGAGGAGGCGCAGGCGATGGGGGCGCGCGGGCGGGAGCATGTGCGACGCCACTTTCTCTGCACCCGGGGCCTCCGGGATGAGCTCGCCCTCCTGCGGGAGTGGATGGCCGGATAA